A genomic region of Colletotrichum destructivum chromosome 5, complete sequence contains the following coding sequences:
- a CDS encoding uncharacterized protein (Putative zn(2)Cys(6) fungal-type DNA-binding domain, transcription factor domain, fungi) has translation MAPLVPVSAQGGMFHTFQGVTPRKPITDSQESGKSTSSSSSKRITTPHACAECKRRKIRCDGQQPCGQCLSSRAPKRCFYDKHRQRVIPSRKTLEALSQSLEECRSILKRLFPNQDIHSLLPLSRQDLLGLLERPVLDTPTALPSPPLNTSPLSQELESPVCSGSERGFSALELMPGRDTEWDEERRGRDPIPIEADDVNALSLSVDRQSSYLGASSIKAALMCLMKVQPSLRHSLTTPLHTAEVTHSFPSLRQKSAAPKDIQRIPWSWKGQTLIDAYFKRIHVFVPMLDEAAFRADYLEGQRCDPPWLALLNMVFAMGSVVAMKSDDYNHINYYNRAMEHLPIDAFGSSHIEMVQALALIGGYYLHYINRPNMANAVLGAAIRMASALGLHRESLAQGSSDMVAAETRRRTWWSLFCLDTWATTTMGRPSFGRWGPAINIRPPEFGVNQARDSAQHAGILPLIENIKFCKIATQIQDLLAISPLLRADDRCNLDGQLVNWYTSLPWLLRTTDPCAEPLYIARCIMKWRYQNLRMLLHRPVLLSLASNSALPQLAEQDITAIETCRELAKQTIEDVAREWTRNQMSGWNAVWFLYQAAMIPLVSIFWEWNSPRVPDWHQQLETILDLLEAMEDWSLAAKRSREVVWRMYEASRQPSMRSESPLQGMSSDQGLLLAEAELHMSPIGLEPEGMGMMGMIDQHGLWDLDGMYWGQSPDQTVDFSPYDVNEQMLHMDYGMMGSQATAIEGGFFVH, from the exons ATGGCACCCTTGGTTCCAGTTTCCGCCCAGGGTGGAATGTTCCATACCT TCCAGGGGGTAACGCCGCGAAAGCCAATAACCGATTCTCAGGAAAGCGGAAAGTCCACAAGCTCGAGCAGTTCCAAGAGAATTACAACTCCTCATGCGTGCGCTGAGTGCAAGAGGAGAAAGAT CCGCTGTGATGGCCAACAGCCGTGCGGCCAGTGTCTCTCAAGCCGCGCTCCCAAGCGCTGCTTCTACGACAAGCACAGACAGCGGGTCATTCCTtcgaggaagacgcttgAGGCATTGTCCCAGTCGCTTGAGGAATGTCGGTCCATCTTGAAGCGCCTCTTTCCAAACCAAGACATTCACTCGCTGCTTCCGCTCTCTCGCCAGGACCTCCTTGGCTTGCTTGAACGTCCCGTGCTCGACACGCCGACGGCGCTTCCATCGCCGCCTCTCAACACCTCACCTCTCTCTCAGGAACTGGAATCCCCTGTGTGTTCCGGCTCTGAGCGAGGTTTCTCCGCGCTTGAGCTGATGCCCGGCCGGGATACCGAATGGGACGAAGAGCGTCGCGGCCGCGATCCCATTCCTATTGAGGCCGACGATGTGAACGCGCTCTCGCTATCCGTGGACCGACAGTCGTCCTACCTTGGAGCTTCTTCAATTAAGGCAGCGCTAATGTGCCTGATGAAGGTGCAGCCTTCGCTCCGACACTCGCTCACTACGCCGCTCCACACCGCCGAAGTTACACACAGCTTCCCAAGCTTGCGCCAAAAGAGCGCAGCGCCCAAGGATATACAACGCATTCCTTGGTCATGGAAGGGCCAGACGCTTATCGACGCCTATTTCAAACGAATTCATGTCTTCGTCCCCATGCTCGATGAGGCCGCCTTTCGTGCCGATTATCTGGAGGGTCAACGATGTGACCCTCCCTGGCTGGCTCTTCTAAACATGGTCTTCGCCATGGGCAGCGTTGTGGCCATGAAGTCGGATGACTACAACCACATCAACTACTACAACAGGGCGATGGAACACCTGCCAATCGATGCTTTTGGCAGCAGTCACATCGAGATGGTGCAGGCTTTGGCTCTCATTGGAGGCTACTACCTCCACTACATCAACAGACCGAACATGGCCAATGCCGTTCTCGGTGCGGCCATCCGGATGGCTAGTGCTCTTGGCCTTCACCGGGAGAGCCTGGCTCAGGGGTCGAGTGACATGGTTGCCGCCGAGACCCGGCGCCGCACTTGGTGGAGTCTATTCTGCCTCGACACATGGGCAACGACAACGATGGGACGACCTTCCTTTGGCCGATGGGGCCCTGCGATCAACATCAGGCCCCCCGAGTTTGGTGTCAACCAGGCCCGAGACTCTGCTCAGCATGCGGGCATCTTGCCACTCATTGAGAACATCAAGTTCTGCAAGATTGCCACGCAGATCCAGGATTTGCTGGCAATCTCGCCCCTCCTTCGTGCAGATGACCGTTGCAATCTCGACGGTCAGCTGGTCAATTGGTACACCAGCCTCCCCTGGCTGTTGAGGACGACAGACCCTTGCGCCGAGCCTCTGTACATCGCAAGGTGCATCATGAAGTGGCGATACCAGAACCTGCGAATGCTTCTCCACCGGCCCGTTCTCCTTAGCCTGGCCAGTAACAGCGCACTGCCCCAGTTGGCCGAGCAAGATATCACAGCCATCGAGACATGCCGTGAGCTAGCCAAGCAGACCATCGAGGATGTTGCGCGGGAATGGACTCGAAACCAAATGTCTGGATGGAACGCTGTGTGGTTCCTCTACCAGGCTGCCATGATCCCGCTTGTGAGCATCTTTTGGGAGTGGAACAGTCCACGTGTTCCCGATTGGCACCAGCAGCTTGAGACGATTCTTGATCTACTAGAGGCTATGGAAGACTGGTCATTGGCCGCAAAGCGTAGCCGAGAGGTTGTGTGGAGAATGTATGAGGCATCTCGACAGCCGTCCATGCGGTCAGAGAGCCCTCTGCAGGGGATGAGCAGCGATCAAGGGCTGTTGTTGGCTGAGGCAGAGCTGCACATGTCACCCATTGGCCTGGAGCCGGAAGGGATGGGCATGATGGGAATGATCGATCAGCATGGCCTCTGGGATCTGGACGGCATGTATTGGGGTCAGAGCCCAGACCAGACGGTGGACTTTTCCCCTTACGACGTTAACGAGCAAATGCTGCACATGGACTACGGCATGATGGGCAGTCAGGCCACGGCCATTGAAGGTGGCTTTTTTGTCCACTAG
- a CDS encoding Putative E3 ubiquitin-protein ligase CCNB1IP1 — MEHTLKCNLLKCRKELGDQAMVTTCSHIFCVKCSRRHGLIGPVPERRNTCPACGSQLKNTDDAVVTNLNPTEDYKTSVLSGLSPNIIMESAGRALSFWAYQTTQEIPRETPTQKLRVFKRSCKASLPMEQTILSSSMLINSTVALSDDCDDVRHKHEELAHAYQDKCRRLTQVQELYDRVKRKAELGQMEAAALDAVASTLQFGTRVPEYNKNESAARLNIYEQQTDPVHHAPPYATRTDRQYQSAHADGSSGTFRGDMAWSRSGPAQGGDVQTPHGTPRAHGVDIGAESHARFGSSAASKPAVRTSSSRGLSGVLGNASNLRHQPVLRGHGLGLGLSSGIRTSHTSQANHGSHSSHGSEERAYQLYARGICKVSPFLMFSPLTLNDSCPAPKPCPCRIWPYAWPMTESMTGGPIGQDSLFRRLCFWGKRQ, encoded by the exons ATGGAACATACACTCAAATGCAATTTGCTTAAATGCCGAAAAGAGCTTGGTGACCAGGCGATGGTGACCACCTGCAG CCATATTTTCTGCGTCAAGTGCTCCAGACGCCATGGTTTGATCGGGCCAGTACCTGAGCGGCGTAAcacctgcccagcctgcgGTTCCCAGCTGAAAAATACAGACGATGCGGTAGTGACCAACCTGAACCCGACTGAGGACTATAAAACGAGCGTACTGAGCGGGTTGAGTCCCAATATCATCATGGAGAGTGCAGGGAGAGCATTGAGCTTCTGGGCATACCAAACAACACAAGAAAT ACCGCGGGAGACGCCGACGCAGAAATTGAGAGTCTTCAAGAGAAGCTGCAAGGCAAGTTTGCCAATGGAACAGACCATTCTGTCTTCGAGCATGCTTATTAATAGTACAGTAGCCCTTTCGGACGACTGCGACGACGTGCGACACAAGCACGAAGAGCTTGCACATGCCTACCAAGACAAGTGCCGTAGGCTTACACAGGTCCAGGAGCTTTACGACCGGGTGAAAAGGAAAGCCGAGCTAGGACAGATGGAGGCTGCTGCGCTGGACGCTGTTGCTTCAACTCTCCAGTTCGGTACACGCGTGCCCGAATACAATAAGAATGAATCGGCCGCGAGGCTCAACATATACGAGCAGCAAACAGACCCTGTGCACCACGCTCCTCCTTATGCCACCAGGACAGACCGTCAGTACCAGAGCGCACACGCTGATGGAAGCTCAGGGACATTTCGTGGGGATATGGCCTGGTCAAGGAGCGGACCTGCGCAAG GCGGCGATGTACAGACTCCGCACGGAACCCCCCGGGCGCATGGTGTTGATATCGGGGCAGAGAGTCATGCTAGATTcgggtcgtcggcggcttccAAGCCGGCTGTACGTACATCTTCAAGTCGGGGCCTCTCTGGCGTACTTGGCAATGCTTCAAATTTAAGACACCAACCGGTTCTTCGTGGTCATGgactcggtctcggtctctcCTCTGGCATCAGAACCAGTCACACCAGTCAAGCCAACCATGGCAGCCACAGCAGTCATGGTTCGGAGGAACGCGCATATCAGTTATATGCCCGAGGTATTTGCAAGGTGTCACCATTCCTGATGTTCTCGCCACTGACCCTCAATGATAGCTGCCCAGCGCCCAAACCTTGCCCCTGCAGAATTTGGCCATATGCCTGGCCCATGACAGAAAGCATGACTGGCGGTCCCATAGGACAGGACTCTCTTTTCAGGCGGCTTTGTTTTTGGGGGAAGAGACAATAG
- a CDS encoding Putative nucleoside phosphatase GDA1/CD39 — protein sequence MGKKWRYGIIFDAGSSGTRLYVYKWKDHAKAIKHASVDELQSLPKIKLQTSKKTHPGVSSFAEKPEEIGREHLQSLIDIALKEVPDSKVADTPVYLMATAGMRLLPDHQQKALLRNMCSYLQQNTRFSLPDCNTNIQVISGETEGLYGWLATNYLLGGFDHPDKHSHGKDHHTYGFLDMGGASAQIAFAPNNTEAEKHANDLKLVRLRTIDGSTIEHRVFTATWLGYGANQARERYIDKLKEQYGKPNSLELPDPCLPAGLRTTLKGEPVVSESAGKELSLLGTGRFDECLRQTEPLLGKDTPCKDQPCLLNGQHVPSIDFDVNHFVGVSEFWHTTHGVFGKGHKTAYDLATYQKNVVDFCTQDWSEIETTIHARKKSVAQKVKNAQEACFKASWLINVLYEGIGIPRPGLEHTPHPGLNVTKGTMEEAKEKGFVDPFQPVNEIDGVEVSWTLGKMVLYAAGQIPPKGAALPVGFGSNIAGATDFEPAGSKFSPIPIENDDDEWDDTADDLLDKAKTKSGSGILAFVLILVVLAFLLRKRDRRARWFGRVATAVRGTRRPGSPRKFGRGFSFTSKLFGRSSTTYERVLEEGDADQFELGSVDSDENEHSDSSEGSRAGRSSGLATPKLNIERFDDGRPPFSMDRGGLAVRTESRERLVPSVVNAGRRSRAGSPTRLKSPLMKPLDEE from the exons ATGGGGAAAAAAT GGCGATATGGCATCATTTTCGATGCGGGTTCCTCGGGGACGCGCCTGTACGTTTACAAGTGGAAGGATCACGCCAAAGCGATCAAGCATGCTTCCGTCGACGAGCTACAAAGTCTGCCAAAGATCAAGCTGCAGACAAGCAAAAAGACGCACCCTGGCGTATCCTCCTTTGCCGAGAAACCTGAAGAGATTGGCCGCGAACACCTGCAGTCGCTCATCGACATAGCTCTCAAAGAAGTTCCCGATAGTAAGGTCGCTGATACACCTGTCTACCTTATGGCCACTGCCGGCATGCGTCTTCTCCCCGATCATCAACAAAAAGCCCTGCTCCGGAACATGTGCTCGTATCTCCAGCAAAACACGCGATTCTCGCTACCTGATTGCAACACCAACATCCAGGTCATCTCTGGTGAGACGGAAGGCCTTTATGGCTGGCTCGCAACCAACTATCTACTGGGTGGATTCGACCATCCCGACAAACACTCCCATGGCAAAGACCACCACACCTACGGCTTTCTGGACATGGGGGGCGCCTCGGCGCAAATTGCCTTCGCGCCGAACAATACAGAGGCCGAGAAACACGCCAATGATCTCAAGCTCGTCCGCCTGCGAACAATTGACGGCTCGACCATCGAGCACCGTGTCTTCACTGCCACCTGGCTTGGGTATGGCGCGAACCAGGCCCGCGAACGATATatcgacaagctcaaggagcAATACGGCAAACCCAACAGCCTTGAGCTTCCCGACCCATGCCTTCCTGCAGGGCTGCGAACAACTCTCAAGGGTGAACCGGTTGTCAGCGAGTCGGCGGGCAAAGAGTTGTCGCTCCTCGGAACTGGCCGATTTGACGAATGCCTTAGGCAGACGGAGCCATTGCTAGGAAAGGACACGCCATGCAAAGATCAGCCCTGCTTGCTTAACGGACAACACGTGCCAAGTATCGACTTTGACGTAAACCACTTCGTTGGTGTGTCTGAGTTCTGGCACACCACGCATGGCGTTTTTGGAAAGGGCCACAAGACAGCATACGACTTGGCAACGTACCAAAAGAACGTCGTCGACTTTTGTACCCAGGACTGGTCGGAAATCGAAACCACTATCCATGCCAGAAAGAAGTCGGTTGCCCAGAAAGTCAAGAACGCTCAAGAAGCTTGCTTTAAAGCATCTTGGCTCATCAACGTCTTGTACGAAGGCATTGGAATTCCTAGGCCTGGCCTAGAACACACCCCGCATCCTGGCCTGAACGTTACTAAAGGAACCATGGAGGAAGCAAAGGAAAAGGGATTTGTTGACCCGTTTCAGCCTGTGAATGAGATTGACGGAGTCGAGGTTAGCTGGACGTTGGGCAAGATGGTGCTTTACGCAGCCGGTCAGATCCCACCCAAGGGAGCAGCCTTGCCGGTTGGATTTGGAAGCAACATTGCCGGTGCGACGGACTTCGAGCCGGCAGGTTCCAAGTTCTCCCCCATCCCGATTGAaaatgacgacgacgaatgGGACGACACTGCCGACGATCTGTTGGACAAGGCCAAAACGAAATCAGGCTCTGGTATTCTAGCCTTCGTCCTGATACTGGTCGTTTTGGCCTTTCTTTTGCGCAAGCGTGACCGCCGGGCTCGATGGTTTGGCAGGGTTGCCACGGCCGTGCGGGGAACACGACGTCCAGGAAGCCCACGGAAGTTTGGACGGGGCTTCTCCTTCACCAGCAAGCTTTTCGGTCGTTCATCGACGACCTATGAACGGGTtcttgaggagggcgacgccgatCAGTTTGAGCTAGGCTCTGTTGATTCAGACGAAAACGAGCACTCCGACAGTAGCGAGGGGTCCAGGGCTGGCCGCTCATCCGGACTTGCCACCCCAAAACTCAACATTGAACGATTCGACGATGGACGCCCGCCCTTCTCCATGGACCGTGGCGGTTTGGCCGTGAGAACAGAGAGCCGAGAGAGGCTTGTACCGAGTGTAGTCAATGCAGGCCGTCGCAGT